The Anabaena sp. PCC 7108 region GATTGAACAGGTTTATAACGAGCGCCATTTCGTATTCGTACCTAATGTAACGAGATATTTGTCTAATACTGAAATTCAATCTCTAGATGTGCGAGTTAAACCTTTATTAGATACTAATGATATAATTTTAGGTGTGAGTATAACCTTTGATGATGTTACTAGTTATATTCACCTTCAAGAAGAGCTACAACGTTCTAAACAAGAACAAGAGACAACAAACGAAGAACTCCAGTCTACTAATGAAGAATTAGAGACAACAAACGAAGAACTCCAGTCTACTAATGAAGAATTAGAGACAACAAATGAAGAACTCCAGTCTACTAATGAAGAATTGGAGACAATGAACGAAGAAGTCAATTCTACTAACGAAGAGTTACAGTCCATCAATGACGCATTAAACCAGAAGACTAGAGAACTAAACAAAACGAATGTTGTTTTAGTCAGCATCCTCAGAAGTCTACAAACAGGCATATTAGTTATTGATCAAAATTTCACTATTTTGGTTTGGAATCATTTTCTCGAAGATATGTGGGGGTTGCGAACCGATGAAGTATTGGGTCATTCCTTGTTTAGCCTTGATATTGGTTTACCAATCGAGCAATTGCGCTCTCCCATTCTTGATACTCTCTCCAACAAACAAGGATTTCAAGAAATGGTTTTAAATGCGCTCAACCGTCGGGGTAGACAAATCAGATGTTACGTTTCTATTACTCCTATGTTGGGTACAGATATGAAAGGAGCAGTTTTGATGATAGCAGATGTAGAAGCAGTTAACAGTATGATGTCGAGCGAAGATATTGAAGAACGAAGGCAGCAGAATCAGTAGGTCGGCGTATTTATCTTAGGATCAGGCAGGGGGTAGGGGGACGCGGGGATGGGGAGATGGGGAGATGGGGAGGAAGAGGACGCGGGGACACGGAGACGCGGAGACGCGGGGAGGCTCAAGATGGGGCAGAGAGGAGGGGGAAAGAGGATTTTAAGTAATTGGACAAAAATATTTACAGTCATTGCGAGCGAAGCGAAGCAATCCCAGCCCTTGCGATTGCGTCATTCCACTGCGTTCCATTCGCAATGACATTGTGTAATTAATTCTGTCCTAGTACTTAGCGTAGGTCATCTTTCTTCACATAGTTTGGTTTTTTTGCGCCAATCGACTTAAACCATAGAAGCATTTTGATCATGACACAACAAAATCTAGAACAACTGATGGCGATCGCGCAAACAAGACTAGATAACCTGTTAAAACGTGCCAATCAACCAGAAGAGCAACGTAGATCGCAAGATTCTCATGCAGTTCTATTAAGTGAAGCGATCACCGAAATTTCTATTTCTTTAGAAGAATTAAACGTCTTAGTAGAAGAACTACAACAACAAAATGAGGAATTAATCGCTACCCGTCAGCAAGTAGATGCTGAACGCCAACGATACCTAGATTTATTCAACTTTGCCCCCGATGCTTATTTAGTTACTGGTGTGGATGGTTTAATCCAAGAAGCGAACTATGTTGCCGCTCAGTTACTCAATGTCCGTCATTCTTATCTAATTGGCAAACCACTGACTGTGTTTGTGCATCCACAGGAACGGCAAAACTTTCGCAGCTTAAAGTTGCAGTTGCAACAGGAAGGTCAAATCCGCATCACCGAGTTACACATATTTCACAATGAAGGTAGCACAGACTTTCCGGCTGAAGTGACGGCAGTTATTGAACGCGATCGCACAGGCAAAGTAACTAGTTTACGCTGGCTGTTCCGAAATATTAGCGATCGCAAACAGGCGGAACGGAAAATCCGTGAACAAGCGGCTTTAATTGATGTTGCTACTGATGCTATTTTTGTCTGCGATTTGGAAAACCAGATTTTATTTTGGAGCCAAGGGGCTGAACGCTTATATGGTTGGACGACCGAAGAAAGCTTAAGTAAAACAACTCATCAACTTTTCTACAAAGAATCATTATTGCCACTGGAAGCAGGTCTAAAGGCTACTATCGAACAAGGTTCTTGGCAAGGTGAGTTAGAGCAAATCACCAAAACTGGTAGAGAAATTATCGTTGCTAGTCGTTTGACATTGGTACGCGATGAATCTGGAAAACCCCAATCCATTCTCGCAGTCAACACCGACATCACCGAGAAAAAACAAATAGAGCAACAATTTTACCGCTCTCAACGGTTGGAGAGTATAGGAACTCTAGCTAGTGGCATTGCTCACGATCTCAACAACGTCTTTGCTCCCATTCTGATGATTGCCCAATTTTTGCCTTCAAGATTCAAAAATGCTGATCGGCAGAATCTAGAACTTTTCAAAACTATAGAAACCAGTGCCGAGCGTGGTGCTGGCTTAGTTAAACAAATTCTCACCTTTGCTCATGGTACTGAAGGAAAACGCATCCTTTTAAACCCTGGATATTTGCTCCAAGAATTGCTGAAAGTCATCAACCAGACATTTCCTAAATCTATTGAAGTTCGTATTGATATTCCTATAAACACTTTGTGGATGGTGCGAACCAATCCTACCCAACTAGATCAGGTATTTATGAATTTGGTAGTTAATGCCCGTGACGCTATGCCCAATGGTGGTATTCTCACAATCACAGCCGAAAACCGCATAATTGACCAAACCTTTGCCCAAATGCACCTTGATGCCAAAACAGGAAGCTACATCGTTGTTACTATCTCAGATACAGGAACGGGAATTCCTCCAGAATTTTTAGAGCGCATATTTGATCCCTTTTTTACAACTAAAGAAATTGGCAAAGGTACAGGACTAGGGCTGTCAACGGTTTTAGGTATTATCAAGAATCACGACGGCTTTGTGCAAGTATCGAGTCAGGTAAGTAAAGGGACAAAATTTCAGGTGTTCTTACCCACAATAGAACAGTCAGTGACGTGAGGATAGATGTGGAAAAATTTAACTAGTTGAGAGAAATTTTTCAATGTTTATGGCCACAATAAAGCATTGTGTATCTCTATGTATATAATTACAATTATTTATGTTGAATCTCTAACCAGCATCTGAGAGTTTAAAATATACGGATAAATGCAATTTTGGTTAAGAACTATAGATAGAATGAACAGAGTTAGCCTTAATATCTAATCGCCAGAACCTATACAACTCATGGATTTTGCTAATATTGCATCCCAGTTAAATGCTGGAACGATTTTACCAGAGGGGATTGTAATTATCACCCTCTTGGGGGTTTTGATTGTGGATTTGATTTTGGGGCGTACATCTTCACGCTGGATTGGATATCTAGCGATCGCAGGTTTGCTAACTGCAATTGTCGCCCTATGCTTCCAATGGGATGCTACCAATCCTATCGGCTTTACTGGTAGCTTTAATGGAGATGACCTCAGTATTATCTTTCGCGGTATCATTGCTCTGTCTGCCGTTGTCACAATACTGATGTCAATTGGCTACATTGAGCAGAGTGGCACCGCGTTAGCAGAATTCATCGCCATTTTGATGACTGCGACTTTGGGAGGAATGTTTTTATCCGGTGCTAGTGAGTTGGTGATGATTTTCATCTCCCTAGAGACACTGAGTATTTCCTCTTATTTGTTGACAGGTTATACCAAGCGTGACCCTCGCTCTAATGAAGCAGCGCTGAAATATCTGTTAATTGGAGCTTCCAGTACAGCAGTATTTTTGTACGGTGTATCACTGCTGTATGGTTTATCCGGTGGACAAACAGAACTGAGTGCGATCGCTAATGGTATCGCTGCCGCTAACGTCAGTCAATCTTTAGGTTTTGTAATTGCCCTCGTTTTCGTGATTGCAGGTATTGGTTTCAAAATCTCCGCTGCCCCCTTCCACCAATGGACACCAGACGTTTATGAAGGCGCTCCCACCCCAGTAATCGCCTTTTTATCCGTTGGTTCCAAAGCAGCAGGTTTTGCTCTCGCTATCCGCTTATTGACGGTAGTTTTCCCCCTCGTCGCTGACGAATGGAGGTTTGTTTTCACTGCCCTTGCAGTGTTGAGTATGGTGTTGGGTAACGTCGTTGCTCTAGCCCAAACCAGCATGAAACGGATGTTAGCTTATTCATCCATTGCCCAAGCAGGTTTTGTGATGATTGGCTTAATTGCTGGGACTGATGCCGGATATTCCAGTATGATATTTTACCTACTGGTTTACCTGTTCATGAACCTGTGCGGCTTTACTTGCGTGATTCTGTTCTCTTTGCGGACAGGAACTGACCAAATAGCCGAATACTCAGGTTTGTATCAAAAAGACCCACTTCTCACTTTAGCATTAAGCATCTCTCTCTTATCCTTGGGTGGTATTCCCCCACTAGCAGGGTTTTTTGGGAAGATTTACCTATTCTGGGCAGGTTGGCAAGCCGGTCTTTACTGGTTAGTCTTGCTGGGCTTAGTTACCAGCGTTGTTTCCATCTACTACTACATTCGTGTAGTTAAGATGATGGTAGTCAAAGAACCCCAAGAAATGTCCGACGTGGTGAAAAATTATCCCGAAATCCGTTGGAATTTACCTGGGTTTAGACCTTTACAAGTGGGTTTGATAGCAACTTTAATCGCTACTACTGTAGCGGGAATTTTGTCAAATCCGTTGTTTACCTTAGCAAATAATTCTGTTGCGAATACTCCCATTTTGCAAGCTGAAAAAATTGCCAGTACTCAAGCAAGTGCAATTATCACTGAACAAGCAGAGTAATTCTCGGTAAGGTAATTGAAAATATCAATTACCTATTACAATACCTTGTCCATTTTCTGTAGGTTGGGTTAACCGATAGCGCAACCCAACAAATGGGTTGGGTTTCATCCTTCAACCCAACCTACAAATCAAGGCTTTTCCCAATTTGGACAGGGTATTGCTATTACCAAATTAATAGCTGCATAGAATACAGTATCAATAATAATTGAACGCAGATAAATGCAGATAAACGCAGATAAACGCAGATAAACACAGATAAAGATTAAGCAATTGAAAATCTAAAATCTAAAATCTAAACTTCATCCAAGTGTTCTGCTAAAGAACTATATAAATTAATAATGTGGCTGTCAGCCAAACTGTAATAAACATTTCGTCCTTCTCGACGATAGCTGACTAAACGCATGGCTTTTAATAATCTTAGTTGATGACAAACTGCTGATTCACTCATTTTCATCAACGCTGCTAAATCGCAAACACACAATTCTTGGTTTGCTAAAGCAGATAGTAAACGCAGACGGTTTGGATCTGCTAATACCCCAAAGATTTCTGCCATCAGCTGCGCTTTATTTGTAGGTAGGATTTGTGACTGAGTTAAGCGGACATTATCTAGATGTATCAAATGAGTTTCACAAGTGGGCGTGGCATCAGCACTTTGTAGTAACTCGTTTTCTGACTTTGAATTTCGCTTATTCATCACTTTTTGGTTCGCAGCAATGGTAATCAATATCAATATTCATATTAACTAAAAATGTACTGATTAAATAGTTGAACAGTTGTTCAATTGTTGTATTAGAATATTGACAGTTAACTTTGTAGCCTTTTTTGTAAAGCTGCTATGACTCAAACTCCCTCAATTAAAACTCAAGCTTTGCAGGTTGGTGGCATGGACTGCGGAAGTTGTGCTAAGACAATTGAAGTCAGCTTGCAGCAGTTAAGCGGCGTGACGGAAGTATCTGTGAGCTTTGGGACAGAAAAAGTTAAAGTATCCTACGACCCACAGATAGTCACTGAGAAAACAATTTTTGACCGCATCAAAGCTTTAGGTTACACAGTTGAGCAGAGTCATGAAGCGGCTACCCATAATCACAGTAATTCATGCTCTCACGACCACGATCATCATGTCGATGTGGCTTCAACTCAAAGCCTACAAACTATGATTGGCGGCATGGATTGCGGTAGTTGTGCTAAGACTGTTGAGGTTGGTTTGCAGGAGATAGCAGGTGTTTTGGAGGTATCGGTCAGCTTTGCCACCCAAAGAGCGGAAATATCCTATAACCCTCAGCAAATTAATGAAACGGCAATTTATAACCGGATTAAAGCTTTAGGTTACACAGTTGAGCAAAGTGATGAGGCTTCCACAAATCACAGCCATTCCCATTCTCATGACCACAAGCACGAACACCAACACCCTCATTCAGTTCGCCAGCAAACTCAGAATACAGACCCGACAAATTGGAAGTTCTGGATTCACAACCGCCGAGGATTAAGTGTAATTTTAGCAGGAGTGGGTTTAGTTCTGGGTTTGATAACTCAGTATTTGGCGCTACCGATTTGGATTGTACGAGCTTTTTATGGCGTTGGTATTATCGTAGCTGGATTTCCTATTGCACGAGCAGGTCTGATGGAGTTACGCTTGCGCCGTGCCGATATGAATTTGCTGATGACAATTTCGGTGATTGGTGCAGTAATTTTAGGAGACTGGTTTGAGGCGGCGTTGGTGATTTTTCTATTTTCCTTGGGGACAACGCTGCAAATTTTCACCTTCAGTCGTACCCGCAATGCTATTAGTAACTTGATGAATTTGACTCCACCGACTGCAACCCTGAAGCGGGGTTCTCAGGAAGTAAGTGTGCGGGTTGAAGAAATTCAAGTTGGGGAAATTCTGACAATTCGTCCAGGACAGCGAGTTGCTTTAGATGGAGTGGTAGTATCTGGAAATTCAGCAATTGACCAATCACCAATTACAGGAGAATCTATTCCTGAAGATAAAGAAATAGGCGATCGCGTTTTTGCGGGAACATTAAATCAAACTGGCTTTTTAGAAGTAAAAGTCACACATACTGCTGCTGACACAACAGTGGCGAAAATTGTTCATTTAGTCGAAGTTGCCCAATCAAGCCGCGCACCTTCCCAGCAATGGGTAGATAAGTTTGCCGAAGTTTACACACCCATTGTCATTGTCAGTGCGATCGCTCTGTCCTTAATTCCGCCCTTGGTATTTGGTCAATCCTTTAATGTTTGGCTTTATCGAGCGCTAGTTTTATTAGTAATTGCTTGTCCCTGTGCATTGGTGATTTCTACCCCCGTATCCATTGTCAGTGCTATTGGTGCAGCCACCCGTCAAGGCATATTATTCAAGGGTGGTAATAGCTTGGAAACTGCGGGAAAACTCACCAGTCTTGCTTTTGATAAAACGGGAACATTGACCCAAGGTGAACCCGTAGTACTTCAGGTTAAGGAATTGGGGGAAACGAGTGCAACGCAGATATTATTCATCGCCGCTGCTTTGGAACAACAATCTGAACATCCTTTAGCTAGGGCGATAGTTGCAAAAGCCAGAGAGCAAGGAATAGAGTTAGAGAATCCCCAGAATTTTACAGCTTATCCTGGTAGAGGTATTGCCGCAAATGTTGGCGAAAAGCAGTATTTTGTGGGCAATCGGCGGTTATTTGTGGATCAAGGCATCAGTTTATCACTAGCTGCGAAATCTCTTTTGGGTGAGATAGAAAATTTGGGACAAACTCCAGTTTTAGTCGGTAATAGTCAGGGTTTATTAGGAGTGATATCCCTAGCTGATGGTTTACGCTTGGAGGCTGGGGAAACTGTACGATTGTTGAAAAAGCAAGGATTACAACATTTAGTCATGTTAACAGGCGATCGCACTCAGGTTGCCCAGCAAATTGCTCAACAGCTGGATATTCAAGAGTATAAAGCAGAACTATTACCAGAAGATAAACTGCAAATAATTCAACAAATGCGCCGTTCTGGGATTGTGGGTATGGTAGGTGATGGTATAAATGATGCTCCAGCTTTGGCGGCTGCGGATATCAGCTTTGCGGTAGGTGGAATAGATATGGCGTTGGAAACAGCTGATGTTGTACTAGTTAGTGGTGATTTAAGAAAACTCGCTACAGCTGTTGATTTGAGTCGCCGTACCGTCAAGATAATTCAACAAAATATTGTCTTTTCGTTGGTAACAAAAGCACTATTTTTACTTTTAGCCACATTCGGGTTTGTCGGTTTAGCAGTTGCAGTTTTAGCTGATACCGGCAGTTCCTTGTTGGTAACGGCGAATGGGATGCGGCTGTTTAGAGCTAAACTACCTTAAAACTTTCCGGCGTTGCTAAGGGGATAATTGAGGCTGACGCGGTGATTATATACTCAACACGGCTTAATTATTTGATTCTGCGGGTAGGGGTTTAGCAGTGCTAAACCCTTACAAATCTGGTTTTTTCGTGATTTGACAAAAGTCCATATCCTAACGGTTTTGAGTATATTAGGACTTACGCAAGTGTCACACTAAAAATCTGTTGTAGGGTGCGTCAGACCGCATAAATCCAGCAAATAAACAGATTGTTGATATCTGACGCACCCTACCAATGTGCCAGTTGCGTAAGTCCTGTATATATTGATGTAGATTCTCCAATCATTCCGCAATGATACAACGCCACAAAAAAATATAGCAATCGCCAATTAAGCAATTCAAAATTCAAAATTCAAAATTTTAAATTTAAATAGGGCTTGCTAAATAAGGATGAAACCTTTTATTAATAAGGGTTTTGCGGATTTTTAAAACAAGAAAGTGCAAGATTTGGGCTTATGGTGTCTCAAAATTGGTGCATTTTCCTTGGTCGGATTTGGGAAATTGAGGATATCCAGATGGCTGAAACTGTTAAGAGTTCCCTGTTCCCTGTTCCCTACCCTCACAGACAACTTTTATGGCTTACGCTACGCTATCAGCAAGCCCTAAATAGCAACTACATTTTTAGGAAACTGACGCTTTAAAGCTGCAAATACAGGACAAGGGGCTGAAGCTTGTAAATTATGGGGTTTATTCCAAGTAAATGGTGCTTGTTGAGCCGCAGACATCCATAACAACTGCTTGGCTCTGGTCATGGCAACATAGAGTAAACGATATTCTTCTGCGGTTTTTAAGTGTTTGGCTTGTTCCCAAGCTTGGCTAATATCAGGTATATCTTCTGCTTTTTTATGGAGGGCGGCGCGAATTTGGGCGCGGGCAACTTCTGATAAAGTAAAATCACCTAGAAATTTGCTTTGGAGAGGAACCCATAATTTACCGGGAATGAGATTTTCGTGCAAAAAGGGCAAAAACACATAATCCCAATCTAGTCCTTTAGCTTTGTGCATGGTGATAATTGTCAATTGACCTTTTTTGGTGTATTGTTCTTCCAGATTTTCTGTGTCTACTGGTTCAAATCTTTCAGAACTGACAATTTCACTTAAAGCTGATAACATCGCTGCCATTGAGGTGTTACCAAATAGTTGCTGATTTACTCGTTCTGTCAGTTTGTCAGCGGTTGCTAATTCGGCTTGGTCATAATTTAGAGTTAAGGCTAAAAAGGAAATTATCTGATACAAAGGCAGTTCTAAACGGGCGCGGAGTAAACTACGACAAAGATGAGCTGCTTTTTGGACTATATCTGTTTGGGGTGCGGCTAAGGGGCTAGGATATAAAAATTCTTCTGGGAGACTAGCCAGGGTATTGATGTCTTGGGTAGGAATTAATTGACGTTGGACTAATACCTCAAGGGCGGCTTTGAGTTTTCCGGGGGAATGAGGGCGATCGCAAAATTGCAATAATGATAAAATTTCTTGGGGTACATGAGAACGTCGTTCTCTTTCTCCCACGTCGTAAAGTTGAATGTTATGCTCTTTACATATCGGTTCTAAGGCTTCAGCTAACCATCTTCCTTGGCGATTTTCTCGCACTAACACCGCCGCACAGGAATCAGATTTTTCTGTAAATAACTCAATTACTCTTTGGGAAAGTAATTCAACTGTTTGATAAATATCACGGGGAATATAAAGTTCTAATCCCCTTCCTACTGGTTGAGGATTTCCGTTTGTTTGATTAACTAGTTGAATTTTTTGGTTGATAAATGGTGTTTGTCCATATTTATTTTTTGCGAACTCTTGATTATTTACCCATTCCAAAGCAAAGTTAGCTGCATCAATAATGATTTGTGTACTTCGACCTGCTTGATCCATTGTTGCTAGTTTTTCTTGCTTGTGGCAATTTTCGCAAAAGTCCCGAAAATAAATTGGGTCAGCAGGTGTAAAAGTTGAATTAATCGCCTGATTAGGATCACCAACTCTGATTAAGTTCAGTGCTGATTTATTTAAATTCTCCCTATCTGCTTCACTCGCTAATATTTCTAATAACTGAGTTTGCAATGGGCTAGAATCTTGGGCTTCGTCTTCAAATACAGCGAAAACTTTATTCTGTTCAATGCGTCGGGCGCTATCATTTTCGAGAACTCGCAAAGCGGCTAAAATCATATCATCGTAGTCAATAAACTCTGGTGATATCTCCGACGATTTTCCGCTACGCATCAAATTTTCATACTGCTCATATAACCCTGCTGCTATTTGCAAAATTCCATATTTATCTGTGGTTTTTTGACTCCACATCTGCAACTTTTCTGGTAGAATTCCTGAACTTTTAGCTTCATGAATAACGGTATAAGCTAAATCTGGCAATACTTCTGTTCGCAGTACTGACTGACGACGTAATTTTTCTGTTTCTTCTCCATCAAATTGTTCCCCTTTGAGTAAACGCCCATAACTTTCGGGATGGTTAGCAATCCATTGTTCTACAGCGGTGCGAATGAAGCGGTGAGTTTGGTTTGGTGTAATTAATGTGATATTTTCTAACTGCAAACCTGATAAATCAGGATAACGAATCGCAATATCTAAAGCTAAACCATGTAAAGTATGCACAGCAAAGCCTGTTTGCGGTAAAAATAAATCATCTCGTAAATATTTACGGATTTTTAATTTAAGATTAGCAGCAGCAGAACGGGTAAAGGTAACAACTACCAACTGTCGTCGATAATTGCTGTTTGTGGAACGGGAACGCTCATACTGACGCGCAATGGCAATTGCTGCTGCTGCGGCCATCCCTGTAGATTTACCAGCACCAGGAACAGCAGATACAGCCAATGAACCAGATTCCCAGTCAGCCATTTGCTTTTGTCCGGGTCGCAGTGTGGCGCGAATTGCTACAATGTTATCTTGTAATTTAGTAACAGGTGATGACTGAAACACCTCTTCCATTTGAGGTTCTGGAGAAACTGTAACCGTAAAATTATCTTGAGACATATAAAATTTAGACTTTTATTTCAATTATTACAGCGCAGATATGAACAATATTGATTTATTATTTATGTGTATTTTTAGTTGCCAATCTTCAAGTCAGCAATGAGAAATCGCAGAATTTTTCTACATTATCTAGGTTTAGCTAGTGCGATCGCTCTGGGTGCTATCTTGCGTTTTTGGCATTTAGGCTCAAAACCCTTGTGGATGGATGAAATTATTACTGCTATTTTCAGTTTAGGTAAAAATTACTATAATTTACCTTTGGATGTCATCTTTCCTCTTAACCAGGTTCAGGACATTTTTACTTTTCAGCCAGGGGTTAGTTGCGCTCAAATTGCCGAAAATCTTGCTAATTATTCTACCCATCCACCGCTGTTTTTTTGCGGAATGTACAGTTGGTTAGGTTGGATCACTGTGGGTGCAGATTGGGTAACGAAATTGCGATCGCTT contains the following coding sequences:
- a CDS encoding heavy metal translocating P-type ATPase; translation: MTQTPSIKTQALQVGGMDCGSCAKTIEVSLQQLSGVTEVSVSFGTEKVKVSYDPQIVTEKTIFDRIKALGYTVEQSHEAATHNHSNSCSHDHDHHVDVASTQSLQTMIGGMDCGSCAKTVEVGLQEIAGVLEVSVSFATQRAEISYNPQQINETAIYNRIKALGYTVEQSDEASTNHSHSHSHDHKHEHQHPHSVRQQTQNTDPTNWKFWIHNRRGLSVILAGVGLVLGLITQYLALPIWIVRAFYGVGIIVAGFPIARAGLMELRLRRADMNLLMTISVIGAVILGDWFEAALVIFLFSLGTTLQIFTFSRTRNAISNLMNLTPPTATLKRGSQEVSVRVEEIQVGEILTIRPGQRVALDGVVVSGNSAIDQSPITGESIPEDKEIGDRVFAGTLNQTGFLEVKVTHTAADTTVAKIVHLVEVAQSSRAPSQQWVDKFAEVYTPIVIVSAIALSLIPPLVFGQSFNVWLYRALVLLVIACPCALVISTPVSIVSAIGAATRQGILFKGGNSLETAGKLTSLAFDKTGTLTQGEPVVLQVKELGETSATQILFIAAALEQQSEHPLARAIVAKAREQGIELENPQNFTAYPGRGIAANVGEKQYFVGNRRLFVDQGISLSLAAKSLLGEIENLGQTPVLVGNSQGLLGVISLADGLRLEAGETVRLLKKQGLQHLVMLTGDRTQVAQQIAQQLDIQEYKAELLPEDKLQIIQQMRRSGIVGMVGDGINDAPALAAADISFAVGGIDMALETADVVLVSGDLRKLATAVDLSRRTVKIIQQNIVFSLVTKALFLLLATFGFVGLAVAVLADTGSSLLVTANGMRLFRAKLP
- a CDS encoding NAD(P)H-quinone oxidoreductase subunit N produces the protein MDFANIASQLNAGTILPEGIVIITLLGVLIVDLILGRTSSRWIGYLAIAGLLTAIVALCFQWDATNPIGFTGSFNGDDLSIIFRGIIALSAVVTILMSIGYIEQSGTALAEFIAILMTATLGGMFLSGASELVMIFISLETLSISSYLLTGYTKRDPRSNEAALKYLLIGASSTAVFLYGVSLLYGLSGGQTELSAIANGIAAANVSQSLGFVIALVFVIAGIGFKISAAPFHQWTPDVYEGAPTPVIAFLSVGSKAAGFALAIRLLTVVFPLVADEWRFVFTALAVLSMVLGNVVALAQTSMKRMLAYSSIAQAGFVMIGLIAGTDAGYSSMIFYLLVYLFMNLCGFTCVILFSLRTGTDQIAEYSGLYQKDPLLTLALSISLLSLGGIPPLAGFFGKIYLFWAGWQAGLYWLVLLGLVTSVVSIYYYIRVVKMMVVKEPQEMSDVVKNYPEIRWNLPGFRPLQVGLIATLIATTVAGILSNPLFTLANNSVANTPILQAEKIASTQASAIITEQAE
- a CDS encoding ATP-dependent helicase, coding for MSQDNFTVTVSPEPQMEEVFQSSPVTKLQDNIVAIRATLRPGQKQMADWESGSLAVSAVPGAGKSTGMAAAAAIAIARQYERSRSTNSNYRRQLVVVTFTRSAAANLKLKIRKYLRDDLFLPQTGFAVHTLHGLALDIAIRYPDLSGLQLENITLITPNQTHRFIRTAVEQWIANHPESYGRLLKGEQFDGEETEKLRRQSVLRTEVLPDLAYTVIHEAKSSGILPEKLQMWSQKTTDKYGILQIAAGLYEQYENLMRSGKSSEISPEFIDYDDMILAALRVLENDSARRIEQNKVFAVFEDEAQDSSPLQTQLLEILASEADRENLNKSALNLIRVGDPNQAINSTFTPADPIYFRDFCENCHKQEKLATMDQAGRSTQIIIDAANFALEWVNNQEFAKNKYGQTPFINQKIQLVNQTNGNPQPVGRGLELYIPRDIYQTVELLSQRVIELFTEKSDSCAAVLVRENRQGRWLAEALEPICKEHNIQLYDVGERERRSHVPQEILSLLQFCDRPHSPGKLKAALEVLVQRQLIPTQDINTLASLPEEFLYPSPLAAPQTDIVQKAAHLCRSLLRARLELPLYQIISFLALTLNYDQAELATADKLTERVNQQLFGNTSMAAMLSALSEIVSSERFEPVDTENLEEQYTKKGQLTIITMHKAKGLDWDYVFLPFLHENLIPGKLWVPLQSKFLGDFTLSEVARAQIRAALHKKAEDIPDISQAWEQAKHLKTAEEYRLLYVAMTRAKQLLWMSAAQQAPFTWNKPHNLQASAPCPVFAALKRQFPKNVVAI
- a CDS encoding PAS domain-containing sensor histidine kinase, which codes for MTQQNLEQLMAIAQTRLDNLLKRANQPEEQRRSQDSHAVLLSEAITEISISLEELNVLVEELQQQNEELIATRQQVDAERQRYLDLFNFAPDAYLVTGVDGLIQEANYVAAQLLNVRHSYLIGKPLTVFVHPQERQNFRSLKLQLQQEGQIRITELHIFHNEGSTDFPAEVTAVIERDRTGKVTSLRWLFRNISDRKQAERKIREQAALIDVATDAIFVCDLENQILFWSQGAERLYGWTTEESLSKTTHQLFYKESLLPLEAGLKATIEQGSWQGELEQITKTGREIIVASRLTLVRDESGKPQSILAVNTDITEKKQIEQQFYRSQRLESIGTLASGIAHDLNNVFAPILMIAQFLPSRFKNADRQNLELFKTIETSAERGAGLVKQILTFAHGTEGKRILLNPGYLLQELLKVINQTFPKSIEVRIDIPINTLWMVRTNPTQLDQVFMNLVVNARDAMPNGGILTITAENRIIDQTFAQMHLDAKTGSYIVVTISDTGTGIPPEFLERIFDPFFTTKEIGKGTGLGLSTVLGIIKNHDGFVQVSSQVSKGTKFQVFLPTIEQSVT
- a CDS encoding helix-turn-helix transcriptional regulator, translated to MNKRNSKSENELLQSADATPTCETHLIHLDNVRLTQSQILPTNKAQLMAEIFGVLADPNRLRLLSALANQELCVCDLAALMKMSESAVCHQLRLLKAMRLVSYRREGRNVYYSLADSHIINLYSSLAEHLDEV